The DNA sequence AGCAGAGGCAAGTAGCCCGAGAGTCACTAGTGAAGCTGCAGTGAAACGCATCTTGGAGCAGCAGTCTGAGTTTCAAGCTTGGAATAAGGATGAATGATAATATTATGTCTTGCTTGTTTGGATAATAATGAAACTGGCTGGCGGATAGATGGGTTCTTAAACTTCTTCCTGCCGATAAACGTATGGTAAAGATGGTGAGGGATTTATTTGCTCCCACAGGCTTGGATTCGTAATGTGTGGCTGTCGATAGGCCTCCTGCCTTGAATGGATATCACTAGGAACTGGTCCGGGTACCGCGATTTCCGTAAATAATTGAGAAAGGCCCTCACCTACTTGCCTTTACTGGCATGTTGCATATACTACAGCGGTTAGAGCAAGACAAAGCCTGTTGAGGAGAAGGCTTTAGAGACCCCCCTCCTGATGCTGTTGCGTAAGCTATAGCAACATCGCCTCGGTCTTATGTGTCGATCATATACCAATCGGAACCACGAAGTATGACTACTGGCTTGATGAAATCCAATACCCTTGTAGAAGGTCGGTGAGCGAAAGGCGATAGATCTTGGTCTGGTGAAGTGTGTGATCGCCATGTAAGCATTGCATGGCGCAAGCATAGGTTTACTGCACCGGGCCCATAGGGTCGAGGCACTGCAGATTAACCTGACAATCAGGTTCGGACCGTGGCCCAGACAATCCCGCCTAGGGTTACATTGCATCATTAGTTAGTGCTTACTTTTTCTTGATCATCATCGCTCCAATCAAGTTCCATCTTTACTCCTGCATGTAGTAAGCGTCCCACTCCTCATCTAGCAAGGGTAGGGCAGTGTAGGCAGACATCTTTCACTACCACATATTTGCAATACTATACTTCTAGTACGCAATATGTCTTacatgaagaagctgcatgATTACGCGTCTCTAGGATGTGGTTCTCGCAAAAGAGGGGTAAAGGTAGCAAGAGAGATCGAAGGACCCTATACTCAATCAGTGGGATAAACTAAAAGCAATTGGGAGCTTGGTTTGCACAAGACTGTGTTTTCAGCAGGctcttccttcatttccataGCTTCCAGTTGCAACATTGAGTCGTGCACTCTACTCATCGCAAGAATGTCATTTCAGACTAAAGAGGCGGCCTATGATCCTCTAGCCTCCGACGAGAAGAGGTTTTCACAAAGCTCCGATGGTGCCGAAGACCAGGAAGACAATATGGGTTTGCTAGGGCGTGTCCGCAAAACGCCttttcgctcttcttcttgggcaaGGGCGGGGGGGAAGGTCGTAGCTGCAGTTAACACTATACTACTTCTAAGTATTATTGTTATACTGCTCGTGTCCCACCGCTATGAGCATCAGTGTTCAGAATCCGAATGTGCCGCGAAAACATCTTACTACTGTAGGTGGTATCTCATATCATGAATGATGGCCAAGGCTGACAATAATAGCTCCGTTGTTTGAGGACCCCAGAGCGATCGAATATGAATACGTTAGGTTTCAGGGTGCCCTGGAACATCAAAATGTCTACAAGGGCACGCCAAATATGGAGCTCGATGAAGCATGGGAGGTCCTTATACACAGTGAGCTTCCGTAGTCATCTCCTTTTGTTAACCATACAAAGCTGACATAGCCAGCGAACAATTCCGGAGTGGATGGCAATGTTATAGATCGTATCCAAAAGTCGCGTATAGCCGCCAAGTACCCAAAGGAACAAGGGGGGCAGTACTATACTGGCATTGAGGTTTTCCACCACATGCACTGCTTGGTATGTTGAGGTCAACCTCTAGCTTTACATGGATCTATAAATGTTGACAAGTGACAGAATTTGATACGCCAGTATACCTACAAAGACTACTACCACCGCCCAGAGAACAGACCCAAGCCTTTTACTGACTCGGAACCTGTACTTCGCGCTCACGTCGACCACTGTATCGATATGTTACGACAGGTCCTGATGTGCCAAGCCGATGTCGGTATAGTCACATATAACTGGGTCCATCCCTGGGGTCTGTATCCTGACTTTA is a window from the Aspergillus oryzae RIB40 DNA, chromosome 6 genome containing:
- a CDS encoding oxidase ustYa family protein (predicted protein) encodes the protein MSISVQNPNVPRKHLTTVGAPLFEDPRAIEYEYVRFQGALEHQNVYKGTPNMELDEAWEVLIHTNNSGVDGNVIDRIQKSRIAAKYPKEQGGQYYTGIEVFHHMHCLNLIRQYTYKDYYHRPENRPKPFTDSEPVLRAHVDHCIDMLRQVLMCQADVGIVTYNWVHPWGLYPDFSTEHKCRKFDKIVEWADKHALPDDDPEPDSETVWLSGPPQ